One region of Zootoca vivipara chromosome 7, rZooViv1.1, whole genome shotgun sequence genomic DNA includes:
- the PARD6B gene encoding partitioning defective 6 homolog beta, with amino-acid sequence MNRGQRGGGGAGSRGGLGTMEVKSKFGAEYRRFSLERSKPGKFEEFYGLLQHVHKIPNIDVLVGYIDIHGDLLPINNDDNYHKAVSTANPLLRIFIQRKEDADYSAFGMDTITRKKNVLTNVLRPDNHRKKPHIVISMPQDFRPVSSIIDVDILPETHRRVRLYKYGMDKPLGFYIRDGSSVRVTPHGLEKVPGIFISRLVPGGLAQSTGLLAVNDEVLEVNGIEVSGKSLDQVTDMMIANSRNLIITVRPANQRNNVARNSRTSGSSGQSTDTSLPSYTPHTVPIYHPEEEEDTDEDDIIIEDNGEPQQIPKAAPSSDSIESLTQTETNHESVQNGLISSREVNLYCSTGSINMEYEIQDSDPKTLEEDGTIITL; translated from the exons ATGAACCGGGGCCAACGCGGAGGCGGCGGAGCGGGGAGCCGCGGCGGCCTCGGCACCATGGAAGTGAAGAGCAAG ttTGGTGCAGAATACCGGCGCTTTTCTTTGGAAAGGTCCAAGCCTGGAAAATTTGAGGAATTCTATGGATTACTGCAGCATGTTCACAAAATACCCAACATTGATGTCTTAGTTGGATATATAGACATTCATGGAGATCTCTTGCCTATCAACAATGATGACAATTATCACAAAGCAGTTTCTACAGCTAATCCTTTGCTTAGAATTTTTATTCAAAGAAAAG AAGATGCAGACTACAGTGCCTTTGGGATGGATACCATAACAAGGAAGAAAAATGTCTTGACAAATGTGTTGCGTCCAGATAACCATAGAAAAAAGCCTCATATTGTCATTAGCATGCCGCAAGACTTCAGACCAGTATCTTCTATTATAGATGTAGACATACTTCCAGAAACTCATCGCAGAGTGCGGCTTTATAAATATGGAATGGACAAGCCTCTAGGATTTTATATACGGGATGGCTCTAGTGTCAGAGTAACGCCTCATGGGTTAGAGAAAGTACCAGGCATTTTCATATCTAGGCTTGTTCCTGGTGGACTGGCTCAAAGCACGGGCTTATTAGCTGTAAATGATGAAGTTCTGGAAGTAAACGGTATAGAAGTTTCAGGTAAAAGCCTTGATCAGGTTACAGATATGATGATTGCTAACAGTCGAAACTTAATAATTACTGTGAGACCAGCAAATCAGAGAAACAATGTTGCTAGGAACAGCCGGACTTCTGGTAGCTCAGGACAGTCTACAGATACCAGCCTTCCAAGTTACACTCCACATACTGTGCCCATATACCAccctgaagaagaggaagacactGATGAAGATGATATTATTATTGAAGATAATGGTGAGCCACAGCAAATTCCAAAAGCGGCTCCTTCCAGTGACAGCATTGAGTCACTGACACAAACTGAAACCAATCATGAATCTGTGCAGAATGGTTTAATTTCTTCCAGAGAAGTAAACTTGTATTGTTCAACTGGCAGCATTAACATGGAGTATGAAATCCAGGACTCAGACCCAAAGACTTTAGAAGAAGATGGGACAATCATAACATTGTGA